One Fundulus heteroclitus isolate FHET01 chromosome 11, MU-UCD_Fhet_4.1, whole genome shotgun sequence DNA segment encodes these proteins:
- the LOC118564632 gene encoding mucin-2-like, translating into MDSTTKSTAPTTTAASTTTTEATTTTTVATTTTSPPTTTAPPTTTTMVSTTTSAAPSTAAPTTTTTATTTTSAPPTTTTIASTTTSTAPTKTAAPTTTTEVTTTTTAATTTTSPPTTTAPPTTTTMASTTTSTAPTTTTLPTTTTAATTTMTAAPTTTTMASTTKSSVPTTTAATTTTTAATTTYAPPSSTTMTSTTTSTAPTTTTLPTTTTAATTTMTAPPTTTTMASTTTTTPTAPPTTTTMASTTTSTAPTTTAAPRTTTEATTTTTAATTTTTSAPTTTTMASTTTSTVPKTTTAPTITTAATTTTTVPPTTTTMASTTTSSIA; encoded by the exons atggaTTCAACCACTAAatctactgcccccacaacaactgcagcatcAACAACGACTActgaagcaacaacaacaactactgtAGCAACAACGACAACTTCACCACCAacaacaactgctccaccaacaaccacaaccatggtttcaaccactacatctgcTGCCCCctcaactgcagcaccaacaaccactactacagcaacaacaaccacaagtgctccaccaacaaccacaactattgcttcaaccactacatctactgcccccacaaAAACTGCAGCGCCAACAACGACTACTGAAGTAAcaacaaccactactgcagcaacaacgaCAACTTCACCACCAacaacaactgctccaccaacaaccacaaccatggcttcaactactacatctactgcccccacaacaactacattaccaacaaccactactgcagcaacaacaacgatgactgctgcaccaacaaccacaaccatggcttcaaccactaaaTCTAGTGTTcccacaacaactgcagcaacaactaccactactgcagcaacaacaacatatGCTCCACCATCCAGCACAACCATGACTTCAACTactacatctactgcccccacaacaactacattaccaacaaccactactgcagcaacaacaacgatgactgctccaccaacaaccacaactatggcttcgaccactac aacaaccccaactgctccaccaacaaccacaaccatggcttcaaccactacatctactgcccccacaacaactgcagcaccaagaACGACTACTGAAGCAAcaacaaccactactgcagcaacaacaactacaacttctgcaccaacaaccacaaccatggcttcaaccactacatctactgtCCCCAAAACAACTACAGCACCAACAAtcactactgcagcaacaacaacaacaactgttccaccaacaaccacaactatggcttcaaccactacatctagtATTgcc